One part of the Sphingopyxis sp. PAMC25046 genome encodes these proteins:
- the bglX gene encoding beta-glucosidase BglX yields MLPMTRNLTCLTLATLMVTGQLTPAPLMAKPAASKSEAAPEDSAGWLRPDPKMDRFIAELIAKMTLDEKIGQLSLLTSDWDSTGPTMRQGYQDDIRKGRIGSIFNAFTAKYTRDLQRLAVEETRLKIPLLFGYDVIHGHRTIFPISLGESASWDLKAIEKAARIAATEASAEGIHWTFAPMVDVARDPRWGRMSEGAGEDVYLGSKIAAARVRGFQGDDLKRVDTVLATAKHFAAYGAAQAGRDYHTVDISERTLRDVYLPPFKAAADAGAATFMTSFNEYDGVPASGSHYLLTEVLREKWGFKGFIVTDYTSINEMVAHGYSKDLEQAGEQAINAGVDMDLQGAVFMDHLAKSVAEGKVDVKRVDAAVKAILEMKYRLGLFEDPYRYSDEAREKATVYRPDFLEAARDVARKSIVLLKNEDNALPLAAAAKSIAVIGPLGNSKEDMIGSWSAAGDRKTRPVTLLGGMQAGAPEGTSVAYAKGASYAFADAGKTDGFAEAIALAQKSDVIIAAMGERWDMTGEAASRTSLDLPGNQQALLEELKKTGKPIILVLMSGRPNSIEWADAHVDAILEAWYPGTMGGHAIADVLYGRYNPSGKLPVTFPRNVGQVPIHYDMKNTGRPINPADPNAKYVSRYLNTPNTPLYPFGYGLSYTSFTYSPVTLDRAKIRSGETLTASVTVTNSGTRDGEEVVQLYVRDLVGSVTRPVKELKGFEKISLKKGEKRTVRFTLTDADLAFTRQDMSWGSEPGQFKLWVGPSSAEGQEAAFELTE; encoded by the coding sequence ATGCTACCGATGACGCGCAACCTCACATGCCTGACGCTGGCCACCTTGATGGTGACAGGACAGCTCACTCCCGCTCCGCTGATGGCGAAACCGGCGGCGAGCAAGAGCGAGGCCGCCCCGGAGGATTCGGCGGGATGGCTGCGCCCCGATCCGAAGATGGATCGCTTCATTGCCGAACTGATCGCGAAAATGACGCTCGACGAAAAAATCGGACAATTGTCGCTGCTGACCAGCGACTGGGATTCGACCGGCCCGACGATGCGCCAAGGATATCAGGACGATATTCGCAAGGGACGGATCGGGTCGATCTTCAACGCCTTCACCGCCAAATATACACGCGACCTGCAGCGGCTGGCGGTCGAGGAAACGCGGCTCAAGATTCCGCTGCTCTTCGGCTATGACGTCATCCATGGCCACCGCACCATATTCCCCATCTCGCTCGGCGAATCGGCGAGCTGGGACTTGAAAGCCATTGAAAAGGCAGCGCGAATCGCGGCGACCGAAGCGTCGGCCGAGGGCATTCACTGGACCTTCGCACCGATGGTCGACGTCGCGCGCGACCCACGCTGGGGCCGCATGTCCGAAGGCGCGGGCGAAGATGTCTACCTCGGCAGCAAGATTGCCGCGGCGCGCGTGCGCGGATTTCAGGGCGACGATCTGAAGCGCGTCGATACCGTGCTGGCGACGGCGAAGCATTTTGCCGCTTACGGCGCCGCGCAGGCGGGACGCGATTATCACACGGTCGATATTTCGGAGCGCACGCTGCGCGACGTCTATCTGCCGCCCTTCAAGGCCGCAGCCGACGCGGGCGCCGCGACCTTCATGACATCGTTCAACGAATATGACGGCGTCCCGGCATCGGGCAGCCACTATCTGCTGACCGAAGTCCTGCGCGAGAAATGGGGCTTCAAGGGCTTCATCGTAACCGATTACACGTCGATCAACGAAATGGTCGCGCACGGCTATTCAAAAGATCTCGAGCAGGCCGGCGAGCAGGCGATCAACGCCGGTGTCGACATGGACCTGCAGGGCGCGGTGTTCATGGATCACCTCGCCAAGTCGGTCGCCGAAGGCAAGGTCGACGTGAAGCGCGTCGATGCGGCGGTGAAGGCGATCCTTGAGATGAAATACCGCCTTGGCCTGTTCGAGGATCCTTACCGCTATTCGGACGAAGCTCGCGAAAAAGCGACCGTCTATCGCCCCGACTTCCTCGAAGCCGCGCGCGATGTCGCGCGCAAGTCGATCGTTCTCCTCAAAAACGAGGACAATGCCCTGCCCCTCGCCGCGGCGGCGAAGTCGATTGCGGTGATCGGCCCGCTCGGCAACAGCAAGGAGGACATGATCGGCAGCTGGTCGGCGGCGGGCGACCGCAAGACGCGGCCTGTCACGCTGCTCGGGGGGATGCAGGCCGGCGCACCGGAGGGAACGAGCGTCGCTTATGCCAAGGGCGCGAGCTATGCGTTCGCGGACGCGGGCAAGACTGACGGGTTCGCCGAAGCGATCGCGCTGGCGCAGAAATCGGACGTGATCATCGCGGCGATGGGCGAACGCTGGGACATGACCGGCGAAGCGGCGAGCCGCACCTCGCTCGATCTGCCCGGCAATCAGCAGGCGCTGCTTGAAGAGCTAAAGAAGACCGGAAAGCCGATCATCCTCGTGCTGATGAGCGGGCGGCCCAACAGCATCGAATGGGCCGATGCCCATGTCGATGCGATCCTCGAGGCGTGGTATCCGGGCACGATGGGCGGCCACGCGATCGCCGACGTCCTCTATGGCCGGTATAATCCGTCGGGCAAGCTGCCGGTTACCTTCCCGCGCAATGTCGGGCAGGTGCCGATCCATTACGATATGAAAAACACCGGGCGGCCGATCAATCCGGCGGATCCCAATGCGAAATATGTCTCGCGCTACCTCAATACGCCGAACACGCCGCTCTATCCGTTCGGCTATGGCCTCAGCTACACCAGCTTTACCTATTCGCCGGTGACGCTGGACAGGGCAAAGATTCGCTCCGGCGAGACACTGACGGCGAGCGTTACCGTGACCAACAGTGGCACGCGCGACGGCGAGGAGGTCGTGCAGCTTTACGTTCGCGACCTTGTCGGATCGGTGACGCGGCCGGTGAAGGAGTTGAAGGGGTTCGAGAAGATCAGCCTCAAGAAGGGCGAGAAACGGACGGTCCGCTTCACCCTGACCGACGCCGATCTGGCCTTCACGCGGCAGGATATGAGCTGGGGCAGCGAGCCCGGCCAGTTCAAACTGTGGGTCGGACCTTCGTCGGCCGAGGGGCAGGAAGCCGCCTTCGAGCTGACCGAATGA
- a CDS encoding glucoamylase family protein has product MSFRSGVLVLPLIALATACAPSPAPSAATPAATLPPLTEASFSEELTERTFRYFWETTDTEKCLAPDRWPSNPFSSIAATGFALTAYGIGAERGYVTRAEAAQRTRDCLRFYWTAPQGPAATGMAGHKGFFYHFLNNEDGTRRGKTELSTVDTSLLLGGVLFAQSYYDRDTPVEAEIRDLAEKIYGRVDWTFVQRENSRIPSANGGGQKAIAMGWYPERGEGGDFGTHDWVGYNEGMLVYILALGSPTHPVGKDAWDKGWAADLEKDWGIYYGQEHLQFEPLFGHQYSHVWVDFRGIRDEFMRGKGIDYFENSRRATLAQRAYGADNPNEWLGYSADIWGWTASDGPGYSKGKYSVNGTPRDFNGYMARGVSAIRVVDDGTIVPTAAGGSVAFAPEAAIPALMAMRTQYGPRLYTRYGFKDAFNPGFIFTDSGSKSGAVDPVHGWVANDYLGIDQGPILAMMENHRSGLVWKVMRKNPHIVRGLKRIGFTGGWLDEPK; this is encoded by the coding sequence ATGTCGTTCCGCAGCGGGGTCCTTGTCCTGCCCCTGATCGCGCTGGCCACCGCCTGCGCTCCGAGCCCGGCGCCCTCCGCCGCCACCCCCGCGGCGACGCTGCCTCCGCTCACCGAGGCGTCATTTTCGGAGGAGCTGACCGAGCGCACTTTCCGCTATTTCTGGGAAACGACCGACACCGAAAAATGCCTTGCGCCCGATCGCTGGCCGAGCAACCCCTTCTCCTCGATTGCCGCCACCGGCTTCGCACTGACTGCTTATGGCATCGGCGCCGAACGCGGTTACGTCACGCGCGCCGAAGCCGCGCAACGCACGCGCGATTGCCTGCGCTTCTACTGGACCGCGCCTCAGGGACCCGCCGCGACCGGGATGGCGGGTCACAAGGGCTTCTTCTATCATTTCCTGAACAATGAAGACGGAACGCGGCGCGGCAAGACCGAGCTTTCGACCGTCGATACGTCGCTGCTGCTCGGCGGCGTGCTCTTCGCGCAGAGCTATTACGACCGCGACACGCCCGTCGAGGCGGAGATTCGCGACCTCGCCGAAAAAATCTATGGCCGCGTCGACTGGACCTTCGTCCAGCGCGAAAACAGCCGGATTCCATCAGCCAATGGCGGCGGGCAAAAGGCGATCGCGATGGGCTGGTATCCCGAACGGGGCGAAGGCGGCGATTTCGGGACCCACGACTGGGTCGGCTATAATGAGGGGATGCTCGTTTATATCCTCGCATTGGGTTCGCCGACGCACCCCGTCGGCAAGGATGCGTGGGACAAAGGCTGGGCGGCCGATCTCGAAAAGGATTGGGGCATCTATTACGGGCAGGAGCATCTGCAGTTCGAACCGCTGTTCGGACACCAGTACAGCCATGTCTGGGTCGACTTCCGCGGCATCCGCGACGAATTCATGCGCGGCAAGGGCATCGATTATTTCGAGAACAGCCGCCGCGCGACGCTGGCGCAGCGCGCCTATGGCGCCGACAATCCGAACGAATGGCTGGGCTATAGCGCCGACATCTGGGGCTGGACCGCCTCAGACGGGCCCGGCTATTCGAAAGGCAAATATAGCGTCAACGGCACGCCGCGCGATTTCAACGGCTATATGGCGCGCGGCGTCAGCGCGATCCGCGTCGTCGACGACGGCACCATCGTCCCGACCGCGGCCGGCGGCTCGGTCGCCTTTGCACCCGAAGCGGCGATCCCCGCGCTGATGGCGATGCGCACGCAATACGGCCCCCGGCTCTACACGCGCTATGGTTTCAAGGACGCGTTCAACCCCGGCTTCATCTTCACCGATTCCGGATCGAAATCGGGCGCGGTCGACCCCGTCCACGGCTGGGTCGCGAACGATTATCTTGGTATCGACCAGGGCCCGATCCTCGCGATGATGGAGAACCATCGCAGCGGACTGGTGTGGAAGGTGATGCGCAAGAATCCGCATATCGTTCGCGGATTGAAACGTATCGGTTTCACCGGCGGCTGGCTGGACGAGCCGAAATAG
- a CDS encoding sulfatase: protein MTTRFRLPLALALPLAFVAVAGAQPPARPNIVYIMSDDHAYQAISAYGSQLSKLAPTPNIDRIAKNGAIFTQSFVGNSLCGPSRATLLTGRQSHAHGFTQNGQRFDNHVWVWPRALSQAGYATAMFGKWHINHSPEGIGFDDWKVLDDQGEYYNPDIITPKGRSVVEGYATDLITQYSLDWLKNGRDKSKPFAILIHHKAPHRNFMPALRHVRKYQGVTFPVPGNYFDDYRGRIAAGTQEMNIYRDMYEGHDLKMTVAKGSAQLRYNRWPGAFDRMTHGQQAEWDAAMQADNDRLNAAAPSDRDLALWKYQRYMQQYLGTIAAVDEGVGAVLDYLEDSGLDRNTIVVYTSDQGFYLGEHGWFDKRFIYEESMRTPFLIQYPGHIRPGTRIAAPIQNIDYAPTFLDYAGVKGPATIQGRSMMPLLAGRTPRDWRKDVYYHYYEFPGFHAVRAHYGVRGERYKLVRFYGEGLDAWEFYDLKSDPHEMDNRIDDPAMKGPIAAMKRRLVELRREYEDTSGPAIS from the coding sequence ATGACGACGCGCTTTCGCCTGCCTCTCGCGCTCGCACTCCCGCTCGCCTTCGTTGCCGTAGCGGGAGCGCAGCCGCCCGCGCGCCCGAACATCGTCTATATCATGTCGGACGATCATGCCTATCAGGCGATCTCGGCCTATGGATCGCAGCTGTCGAAGCTTGCGCCGACACCCAACATCGACCGCATCGCGAAAAATGGCGCGATCTTCACGCAGAGCTTCGTCGGCAATTCGCTATGCGGCCCCAGTCGCGCGACACTGCTCACCGGCCGCCAGAGCCACGCGCATGGCTTTACCCAGAACGGCCAGCGGTTCGACAACCATGTCTGGGTCTGGCCGCGCGCATTGTCCCAAGCAGGCTATGCGACGGCGATGTTCGGCAAATGGCACATCAACCATTCGCCCGAAGGCATCGGCTTCGACGACTGGAAAGTGCTCGACGACCAGGGCGAATATTATAACCCCGACATCATCACGCCAAAGGGGCGCAGCGTCGTCGAAGGCTATGCCACCGACCTCATCACCCAATACAGCCTCGACTGGCTGAAGAACGGGCGCGACAAATCGAAACCCTTCGCGATCCTGATCCATCACAAGGCGCCGCACCGCAATTTCATGCCCGCGCTGCGCCATGTGCGGAAATATCAGGGCGTGACCTTTCCCGTGCCGGGCAATTATTTCGACGACTATCGCGGCCGCATCGCCGCCGGCACGCAGGAAATGAACATCTATCGCGACATGTATGAGGGGCACGACCTCAAGATGACGGTCGCGAAGGGATCGGCGCAACTCCGCTACAACCGCTGGCCCGGCGCGTTCGACCGCATGACGCACGGGCAGCAAGCCGAGTGGGACGCGGCGATGCAGGCCGACAACGACCGGCTCAACGCCGCGGCGCCGTCGGACCGCGACCTCGCACTGTGGAAATATCAGCGCTACATGCAGCAATATCTGGGCACGATCGCCGCGGTCGACGAAGGCGTCGGCGCGGTGCTCGACTATCTGGAGGACAGCGGCCTCGATCGGAACACGATCGTCGTCTACACCTCCGACCAGGGCTTTTATCTTGGCGAGCATGGCTGGTTCGACAAGCGCTTCATCTATGAAGAATCGATGCGCACGCCGTTCCTGATCCAGTATCCGGGGCATATCCGCCCGGGCACGCGCATCGCGGCGCCGATCCAGAATATCGACTATGCGCCGACCTTCCTCGACTATGCCGGGGTGAAGGGCCCGGCGACGATCCAGGGCCGGTCGATGATGCCGCTACTGGCTGGCCGCACGCCGCGCGACTGGCGCAAGGATGTTTATTATCATTATTATGAATTTCCGGGGTTCCACGCGGTGCGCGCGCACTATGGCGTGCGTGGCGAACGGTACAAACTCGTGCGTTTCTATGGCGAAGGGCTCGACGCGTGGGAATTTTACGACCTCAAGAGCGATCCGCACGAAATGGACAACCGGATCGACGACCCGGCGATGAAGGGTCCGATCGCGGCGATGAAGCGGCGGCTGGTCGAACTGCGCCGCGAATATGAGGATACGAGCGGCCCCGCCATTTCCTGA
- a CDS encoding TonB-dependent receptor yields MKFSHEFQTMTAHRSRARRLAAALAWSSAGAALAVAVATPAHAQVSNASLRGTVKAEGGVTQVTAINVDTGLTRSVAVGANGSYNIASLPVGTYRLELTTPNGVRRTDEFTLSVGQSAVLDFDFSQPDIASAEGDAIIVTGTRIRSLEGGEVGSNITQRQIEVLPQNNRNFLAFADLAPGVQFVTGGNGQSRLQGGAQDSRSVNIFIDGVGQKDYVLKNGVTGQDSTQGNPFPQLAVGEYRVLSSNYKAEFDQVSSVAITAVTKSGTNEFHGEAFIDYTDQSLRDARPNELTTSKVKTKDFQFGGALGGPIIKDMLHFFVTYEGKRQENPVDVRPGLNLPVSYFPSEYQGVFGPTNATFNEDLYFGKLSFQPSNSDLIEVSGKYRKESGEFLSSGINARSTISSQDVEELRVTGRWEHTADNWINDFKLTYEDVKWAPTPVEFGNAFLFAYAGPSPTNPQPGVVVRGDILRTGGGGNYQDKGQKGWGVQNDFTWTGFEGHTIKVGAKAKWVELNTLQLGNFNPLYTYNPAFNPGGGSFNDEVPYRVQFGAQTGNGSPIVNSKNFQFGIYVQDDWEVTDRLTLNLGVRWDYERTPAFLDFVHPADAVNAVSPANYPNLINADYDINDFISTGSERKAFTGAWQPRIGFSYELDDEARYVLFGGFGRSYDRNQFDFLQQEISVGSYTTRTFNFITGDPNNTCVPGPTCVPWDPVYLTEAGRAQLLAQAGPGGGRELRFIDNDLKVPYSDQFSLGFRARVTPLFEAEVGYSHIESKDGFAYLLGNRRPDGTFFPPAPAVPGSPFGFAPPGFGSIIIGTNGLETSADSGYLKLVKNYTAASPWSFSATYTYTEAEENRNFGETFSLDFPSLDDYPITRSSGVRKHRLVATGSVDLPIGVTLSGKFQIASPPYLKRFIDVGGANPSREVISNEADGNGDRWGFRQMDIAITKYIPFKFISEESRLRLRVDILNLFNDRNYVDYNNDPTSPNYLSISGNGVGGNPPRTLKFSAGFSF; encoded by the coding sequence GTGAAGTTTTCGCATGAATTTCAGACCATGACCGCACACCGGTCGCGCGCACGCCGGCTCGCCGCGGCGCTTGCATGGAGCAGCGCGGGCGCCGCGCTCGCCGTTGCCGTCGCGACGCCGGCGCACGCGCAGGTGTCGAACGCCTCGCTGCGCGGCACGGTGAAGGCCGAAGGTGGCGTGACTCAGGTCACCGCGATCAATGTCGATACCGGGCTGACGCGCAGCGTCGCGGTGGGCGCGAACGGCAGCTATAACATAGCCTCGCTCCCGGTCGGCACCTATCGCCTCGAACTGACGACGCCGAACGGTGTTCGCCGCACCGACGAGTTTACGCTCTCGGTCGGACAGAGCGCGGTGCTCGATTTCGATTTCTCGCAGCCCGATATCGCGTCGGCCGAGGGCGATGCGATCATCGTCACCGGTACGCGCATTCGTTCACTCGAGGGCGGCGAGGTCGGTTCGAACATCACGCAGCGCCAGATCGAGGTGCTGCCGCAAAATAACCGCAACTTCCTTGCCTTCGCAGACCTCGCGCCGGGCGTCCAGTTCGTGACCGGCGGCAACGGGCAATCGCGCCTTCAGGGCGGCGCGCAGGACAGCCGCAGCGTCAACATTTTCATCGATGGCGTCGGGCAAAAGGACTATGTCCTCAAGAACGGGGTCACCGGGCAGGATTCGACGCAAGGCAACCCGTTCCCGCAGCTCGCGGTCGGCGAATACCGGGTCCTTTCGTCCAACTACAAGGCCGAATTCGACCAGGTAAGCTCCGTGGCGATCACGGCGGTGACCAAATCGGGCACCAACGAATTCCACGGCGAAGCCTTCATCGACTATACCGATCAGAGCCTGCGTGACGCGCGGCCGAACGAGCTCACGACGTCCAAGGTCAAGACCAAGGATTTCCAGTTCGGCGGTGCGCTCGGCGGTCCGATCATCAAGGATATGCTACACTTCTTTGTGACCTATGAAGGCAAAAGGCAGGAAAATCCGGTGGATGTCCGGCCGGGCCTCAACCTGCCGGTCAGCTATTTCCCGTCGGAATATCAGGGGGTGTTCGGGCCGACCAACGCGACCTTCAATGAGGATCTGTATTTCGGCAAACTCAGTTTCCAGCCTTCGAACAGCGACCTGATCGAGGTGTCGGGCAAATATCGCAAGGAAAGCGGCGAGTTTCTGTCGAGCGGCATCAACGCGCGCAGCACGATCAGTTCGCAGGATGTCGAGGAACTGCGCGTGACCGGCCGGTGGGAACATACGGCGGACAATTGGATCAATGATTTCAAGCTGACCTATGAAGACGTCAAATGGGCGCCCACGCCGGTCGAATTCGGCAACGCGTTCCTCTTTGCCTATGCGGGTCCGTCGCCGACCAACCCGCAACCGGGCGTGGTCGTGCGCGGAGACATTCTGCGCACCGGCGGCGGCGGCAATTATCAGGACAAGGGCCAGAAGGGCTGGGGCGTCCAGAACGACTTCACCTGGACCGGTTTCGAAGGCCACACGATCAAGGTTGGCGCAAAGGCCAAATGGGTCGAACTCAACACACTCCAGCTCGGCAATTTCAACCCGCTTTATACCTATAATCCCGCTTTCAATCCAGGCGGCGGCAGCTTCAACGACGAGGTTCCGTATCGCGTCCAGTTCGGTGCGCAGACCGGCAACGGGAGCCCGATTGTCAATTCGAAGAATTTCCAGTTCGGTATCTATGTCCAAGACGACTGGGAGGTCACGGACCGGCTGACGCTCAACCTTGGCGTGCGCTGGGACTATGAGCGGACGCCGGCCTTCCTCGACTTCGTCCACCCCGCCGACGCGGTCAATGCGGTGTCGCCGGCCAATTATCCGAACCTGATCAACGCCGATTATGACATCAACGACTTCATCTCGACGGGATCGGAACGCAAGGCGTTCACCGGGGCATGGCAACCGCGCATCGGTTTCAGCTACGAACTCGACGACGAGGCACGCTATGTCCTGTTCGGTGGTTTCGGCCGCTCGTACGACCGCAACCAGTTCGACTTCCTGCAACAGGAGATCAGCGTCGGTTCCTACACGACCCGGACATTCAACTTCATCACGGGTGACCCGAACAACACATGCGTTCCCGGACCGACCTGCGTTCCTTGGGATCCGGTCTATTTGACCGAAGCCGGCCGCGCTCAGCTGTTGGCGCAGGCCGGGCCGGGCGGCGGACGCGAACTGCGTTTCATCGACAATGACCTGAAGGTGCCCTATTCGGACCAGTTCAGCTTGGGCTTCCGTGCGCGCGTGACTCCGCTGTTCGAAGCCGAAGTCGGTTACAGCCACATCGAGAGCAAGGATGGTTTCGCCTATCTCTTGGGCAATCGCCGGCCCGACGGCACCTTCTTCCCGCCCGCGCCGGCGGTACCGGGATCGCCCTTCGGTTTCGCCCCGCCGGGCTTCGGTTCGATCATCATCGGAACGAACGGCCTCGAAACGAGTGCGGATTCGGGCTATCTGAAGCTCGTAAAGAACTACACGGCGGCTTCGCCGTGGAGCTTCTCGGCGACCTATACTTATACCGAGGCCGAGGAGAACCGGAACTTTGGCGAGACGTTCAGCCTCGATTTTCCGTCGCTCGACGATTATCCGATTACGCGGTCGAGCGGGGTCCGCAAGCATCGCCTCGTCGCGACTGGGTCGGTCGATCTGCCGATCGGGGTTACGCTGTCGGGCAAGTTCCAGATTGCGTCGCCGCCATATCTCAAGCGGTTCATCGATGTCGGCGGCGCCAATCCGTCGCGTGAGGTGATCTCGAACGAGGCCGACGGCAACGGCGATCGCTGGGGTTTCCGCCAGATGGACATCGCGATCACCAAATATATCCCGTTCAAGTTCATCAGCGAGGAATCGCGCCTGAGACTCCGCGTCGACATTCTCAACCTGTTCAACGACCGCAATTATGTCGATTACAACAATGACCCGACATCGCCCAATTATCTGAGCATTTCGGGCAATGGCGTTGGCGGCAACCCGCCGCGTACGCTAAAGTTTTCGGCTGGCTTCTCTTTCTGA
- a CDS encoding MFS transporter, translating to MSPEPPYAFAPFRYPAFRAIWIANLASNMGSMIQSVAAAWLMTELTESHLLIALVAAITTIPVMLLGIFAGAIADNFDRRRVMLAAQTGMLIVSAALTLTTYMDAITPLTLLFFTLAVGCGTALNGPAWQASVRLQVGPRDLPQAIALNTIAFNLARSVGPALGGLLISIVGTAAAFGLNALSYVALIVVLLRWHPETLPPRRTPMLTAIAAGIRFCVHSDPVRRVLIRGFAFGAGAAGFQALLPSLVRDRLHGTEIIYGLCLAAFGAGSIFAALWVGQARRRWGSDRVVTAASLIFAAAMLPVALAVNLPALMVAAFVAGGAWVSTLTTLNVAMQLRSPEEILGRCLSIYQAVTFGAMALGAYALGLVADLSSLPAAILGSASWLLLSAFVLRFVAPMPRRDEGRILP from the coding sequence GTGAGCCCCGAACCACCCTATGCGTTCGCGCCCTTCCGCTACCCGGCGTTCCGCGCGATCTGGATCGCCAACCTCGCGTCGAACATGGGGTCGATGATCCAGTCGGTCGCGGCGGCTTGGCTGATGACCGAACTGACCGAATCGCATCTGCTGATCGCGCTGGTGGCGGCGATCACGACGATCCCGGTCATGCTGCTCGGTATTTTTGCGGGGGCGATCGCCGACAATTTCGACCGGCGGCGCGTGATGCTCGCGGCGCAGACCGGGATGCTGATCGTCTCGGCGGCGCTGACGCTGACGACCTATATGGACGCGATCACGCCGCTCACCCTGCTGTTCTTCACGCTCGCGGTCGGGTGCGGCACCGCGCTCAACGGCCCGGCATGGCAGGCCTCGGTGCGGTTGCAGGTCGGTCCCAGGGATTTGCCGCAGGCGATCGCGCTCAACACCATCGCGTTCAACCTTGCGCGCAGCGTCGGCCCCGCGCTCGGCGGCTTGCTTATCTCGATCGTCGGCACCGCCGCCGCTTTCGGACTCAACGCACTAAGCTATGTCGCGCTGATCGTCGTGCTGCTGCGCTGGCATCCCGAAACGCTGCCGCCGCGAAGGACGCCGATGCTGACGGCGATCGCCGCGGGCATAAGATTCTGTGTGCATTCGGACCCGGTGCGCCGCGTGCTGATCCGCGGTTTCGCCTTCGGTGCCGGCGCGGCGGGGTTTCAGGCGCTGCTTCCCTCGCTCGTCCGCGACCGGCTGCACGGGACCGAAATCATATATGGTCTGTGCCTTGCTGCCTTTGGCGCGGGATCGATCTTTGCCGCACTGTGGGTCGGACAGGCGCGGCGCCGCTGGGGCAGCGACCGGGTGGTCACTGCGGCGTCGCTGATCTTCGCCGCCGCGATGCTGCCTGTCGCGCTCGCGGTCAATCTCCCCGCCTTGATGGTCGCTGCCTTCGTCGCCGGCGGCGCATGGGTGTCCACGCTGACGACGCTGAATGTCGCGATGCAATTGCGCTCGCCCGAGGAGATTCTCGGCCGCTGCCTGTCGATCTACCAGGCAGTGACCTTTGGCGCGATGGCGCTCGGCGCGTATGCGCTCGGACTGGTCGCCGACCTCAGCAGCTTGCCCGCGGCGATCCTCGGCTCCGCCAGCTGGCTCCTGCTCTCCGCGTTTGTACTGCGTTTTGTCGCGCCGATGCCCCGCCGCGACGAGGGCCGTATCCTGCCCTGA
- a CDS encoding winged helix-turn-helix transcriptional regulator: MKHDRTIRACSIWRALDVVGDVPVLLIMEQTFLGIHSFDEFVARTGLARSVVNGRLKKLVDEECLAKMPKKNGRGFHYVLTQKGRDQFPNGLMMLRWQHKWEADSRDFQVRLHHATCGHATEPVPACAHCRAEIDPRDVDWREGPGLAQVVPHYERRRFNGEVGARRPGGRPLVDTMIELFGDRWATLVVRAMFTHINRFDDIRRDTLMATNILTGRLERLVRQGILKTVPYSSHADRFEYRLTDKGRDLYPVLLALLQWGDKWFSDERGPPVLLTHRPCGQDLHMVAACSHCGDELALSNSRFTLEEAR, translated from the coding sequence TTGAAACACGACCGCACCATCAGGGCCTGCTCGATCTGGCGCGCGCTCGATGTCGTCGGCGATGTGCCGGTCCTGCTGATCATGGAACAGACGTTCCTCGGCATCCACAGCTTCGACGAATTCGTCGCGCGCACCGGCCTTGCGCGTTCGGTCGTCAACGGCCGCCTCAAGAAGCTGGTCGACGAGGAATGCCTCGCCAAAATGCCCAAGAAGAATGGGCGCGGCTTTCACTATGTCCTTACCCAGAAGGGCCGCGACCAGTTTCCCAACGGCCTGATGATGCTGCGCTGGCAGCATAAGTGGGAGGCCGACAGTCGCGATTTCCAGGTCCGCCTCCACCACGCCACCTGTGGCCATGCGACCGAACCCGTGCCCGCATGCGCGCATTGCCGGGCCGAAATCGATCCGCGCGACGTCGATTGGCGTGAGGGACCGGGGCTCGCGCAAGTGGTCCCGCATTATGAGCGCCGCCGCTTCAATGGCGAGGTCGGCGCCCGGCGCCCCGGCGGCCGGCCGCTCGTCGATACGATGATCGAGCTGTTCGGCGACCGCTGGGCGACGCTCGTCGTCCGCGCGATGTTCACGCACATCAACCGCTTCGACGATATCCGGCGCGACACCCTGATGGCGACGAACATATTGACTGGCCGTCTCGAACGCCTCGTGCGGCAGGGCATTTTAAAGACCGTGCCCTATTCGAGCCACGCCGACCGTTTCGAATATCGCCTGACCGACAAGGGCCGCGATCTTTATCCGGTGCTGCTCGCGCTGCTGCAGTGGGGCGACAAATGGTTTTCCGACGAGCGGGGTCCACCGGTGTTGCTGACGCATCGCCCGTGCGGTCAAGACCTCCACATGGTCGCGGCGTGCAGCCATTGCGGTGACGAACTTGCGCTGTCGAACAGCCGCTTCACGCTCGAAGAGGCGCGTTGA